From the Methanobacterium sp. CWC-01 genome, the window GCTGCTGCAGATAATCCTCCGAATCCGGCTCCTACTACTATAACTTTCATTTTTTTCCACCAAAGATGCTCTTAAAACTATGTACAAATATGGGGTCTATTTTCATAGACATTAAGATAGTATTTGCTAACTTACTATAAAAATTTTAACTTTAAAGGCACAATATAATTAATATTGAGTGTTTACGGGGTAATATTCTAGATAAAAAGACTGAATTTACAGAAATTTCTTTATTCTGAGTATTTCCCAGATTAAAGGAGTTGAACGCAGCTTGAACCTGGAAGATTTCATAAATCTACTTAAACTGGGACGTTTCCACTTTCTGGGGGCGGGTTTTTTCTTATTCACCGCGGGTGCCCTCCTGGCGGTGCTTTTTAACTTTCCCTCCTCCCTGGAAAGATTCTTATGGGCTTACTTGGTAGTGATGCCGGCCCATCTTTCGGTGTCCTACAGCAACGATTACTTCGACGTGGAGGTGGATAAACATGGAGAGCCCACCCTGTTTACCGGGGGCAGTGGCATCCTGGTCAAGCATCCCCACCTGCGACCCCTGGCTCGGAGAATTGCCCTCACCCTCATCGGGGGTTCCATCCTGCTGGCGGTCCTATTCACCATTTATTTTCAGGTGCCCCTGTTTCTGGTCCTGAGCATTCTGGGTGTTTTCCTGGCCTGGTACTACTCCGCCCCACCCCTGCAACTTTCCTATCGTGGCTGGGGGGAAGTAGCCATGGTAGCCAGTGGATTTTTAATTCCCAGTCTGGGTTTCCTGTCCCTGGCCGGTTACCTGACCCTGGAGAGTGTCATCTTCACCCTGCCCCTGATGTGCTACCAGGTGCTGTTTATCATGAGCGTGGAGATCCCTGACCTGGAAAGTGATGTGAAGGGAGCTAAACACACCTATGTAGCGGATCATGGCCGTTTAGCCGGGTTTAGATTGGCCGGTATTTTCGGGTCATTAGCTACGATCTTCTTCCTGTTACTATCCTTTTCTAATCTATTTGTGGTGCCCGATTTCAGGGTGGTGGCCCTGATTTCACTGTTACCCACGGGTCTGGCTTTATGGTCCTGGTGGAAGAGCAGCAACCAGAAGGAGACAGCCACCAGACTGGCCACCTACAACCTGGTAGGCTTATTCAGTTGCATCATCATCCTGGATGCCTACTTCTGGGCCCTGACTTAAAAAAAATGTTCAATTTCTGGAGAAATCACCCACATGCCCTCCAGTCTCCTTTAAGATGTAGATTACGAAGATTATCCCTATCAATCCCGGAATGAACAGGCCCAGATAGAAGCATACCGCTGCCCAGAAGGACAGGATAAGAAACAGACTGGAGACCACTCCCCGGGGTGGGGGCTGTTGCAGGGAGGCGCCCAGGACCAGGAGGGCCAGGCCCGATGCCAGGGCTCCGGTTAATATCCAACCCAGAAAGTTCGCCAGGGGCACATCGTAGAAGAAGCCGGGCCAGAGGTAGTTCCAGAAGTTAAGGGCCACCGCTGCCGGGTCCAGGACCAGATCAGCGGCTAATACCAAAAGCGCCGTGGCTGCTATGAAGAGAATTTTAGGGCCCAAGGGGGTTTCACCAGACTTGATATCTTTACTACCATTTTTTAGGATGGTCATATTACCAGCCAGGTATATGCATCCCAGGAATAGGGGTACGTAGGCGAAGGGGACTGTGAAGGGAGTGTATCCAAAGACCTTAGTCCCAATGAGACCGGTGTATTCGAAGGGGCTGTAGGGGAATCCGGTGATGATGGCCAGGGTTTCAATGATCAGGGCGTAGATGCTGAATATTACTATGGTTACCAGGCCCTTCTTCCAGCCCAACCATAGTATCATGGCCGCGTAACAGGGTAGCGAGAGGGCGATGATGAATATAGCAGATATATTGGCCATTTGGGACTTTATCTCCACGTTAGCCACGAAAAAAGCGACTACTATCAGGATAACTGCGGTAATGTAGAAGTATTTACTATAATCCCAGTTGATTTGCACAGACCTTCTCCCCCTTATCCTTAATCTTTGCATCCAGTACCTTAAAAAATAATATATGAAAGAGCACATAATCTAAACCTATGAGCGTACCACCCTTCGGTAACTCCAAGCCAGATCTTAAACGGGTACGGGGAATACTGGGCGTCCTGTCCAAGTACCGCTTCGGAAACACCCTGATGCAGTTGGGCTTTAGAAGAAAGCTTTCACCCGAATTTCTGCTGGGTGGAGATCTGGGTAAGGAGTTAGATAACACCGCCCCCTCACGTTTCCGCGCTGCCTTGGAGGAGTTGGGAACCACCTACATTAAACTGGGCCAGGTCCTGAGCACCCGACCGGATCTGGTTGGTATGGAGATTGCCGATGAATTATCCAGACTGCAGGATGATGTGCCTCCGGTTCCCTTCAGCGAAATCAAAGCGGTGGTGGAGGAGGAACTGGGATCCCCCCTGGAGGAATTATTCCAGGAATTTGAAGAAAAATCCATAGCCTCGGCATCCATAGCCCAGGTGCACAAAGCCCGGCTGATGGATGGAACTGAAGTGGCGGTTAAAGTACAGAAAAGGGGAATCATCGATATTATAAAACAGGATGTAGCCATCATGCGCTACCTGGCCCAGCAGGCCGATACCCGGATCAGGAAGGTTAAATATTATAATTTCCCTGGAATAGTGGATGAATTCGAGAGAACTATACGTAGAGAACTTGATTTTGCCCAGGAAGCCCGTAACATTGAACGTTTCCGCACCCTCTTTGAGGGGGATGAGAAAGTTTCTGCCCCGGAGGTGTACCGGGACTACTCCACCAGTAAAGTCCTGACCATGGAGTTTATACATGGTACCAAGATCAGTGAACTTTTAGAATCGGATGAAAAGATTAGTGGCAAGACCATCGCGCTGGTGGGTACCGAGTGCTACTTTAAACAGATATTTATGCACGGATTCTTCCACGCCGACCCCCACCCGGGTAACATCATGGTATTACCCGGTAACCGTTTATGCTTCGTGGACTTCGGCATGACCGGCCACCTGGAACGGGAGTTCCGGGATGACTTGGCAGAATTATTCATCTACACCGCCAAGTACGATGTTAAAGGCATTATCAACCAGATGGTGTACATGCGGATGATCGATGAGGACTCGGACCTGGAACACTTCAAGTACACCCTGATGGACCTCCTGGACCAGTACTACGGGGCGGAGATCAAGGATGTGGGGGGTATGATCACCGAGTTCAGCATGCCCGACGTGGTCTCCGAGCACCAGCTGAAACTGCCCCGGGATTTCATACTCCTGGGCCGGGTGCTGAGCATGGCCGAGGATCTGGGAAGGAAACTGGACCCCAACTTCAATGGTATAGAAGTGGCGGAGCCCATGATCCGCAAACTCCTGAAGGGACGTTTAAATCCTCTGCGCTGGAGAAACTACCAGGTACGCTATCTCTTCGAAACCGAGCACCTCCTGAAGGATCTGCCCCAGACTATTAACCGTATCCTGATGCGGGCCGAGGATGGCCGGATCAAGATGGAGATCGAACACAAAGAACTGGATGAGTTCTCCCTACACCTGGAGAAGATCACCAACCGGGTGGCTCTGGCCCTGATCATATCCTCCCTCATCATCGGCTCTTCTCTCATCATGCAGAGTGACAAGGGGATGCCCATGCCCGGTATCGGCTTTTCCACCATAGGCAGCATCATATTCTTGGTGGGTGCGGCTCTGGCCATTGGTTTCTCCATTGCCATACTGCGGAAGTTCAGTTAAGAGTTTTAATGCAGTCTAAGGTTTCCACCACCACATTTCAAAGGGTGATAAGAGTTGTACGATTATTTCGAGGTTATTCTGGGCATTATCTTAGTTCTGATCTTAAGTATAATTCTGGGACTTTTAATGGGTAGTCTGGGATCCTATCTGGGATTTCTGGCGGCCACCATGGTGGTGGGTTACCGCAGTCGGAATGACCTTGCAAAAGGAGCACTGTGGGGTGCACTTTGCGCGGTATTGGCTGGGGTGGTGTTTATGGTAACCATGTTCCTCATGACTAGCTTAATTGGCTTCGGACCAGGGGCATCTATGATGGAAATGGGGATATTGGCTATGATCATTGGGCTCATGGTAGATGGGCTTATCGGTTCGGTGGGCGGTGCACTGGGATGGTTAATGTGGGCTAAAGGCTTTTAAAACACCTGTTTTTGGTGATATATCCTCATCCAAGTTTTCTTATAAGGCCCTTTTATTTTGTTGTCGAAAATTTTATATCATCAGGCAAAGAAATTATAAGCTGACTCAAAATATGAGGTGAAAAAATGAAAGAAACCAAAAAAGAAATGAAAGAAATAGTTAAGGAGATGTTGGACGACACGGCCCGTACCGTGGATAAAGTCCGCTTCGACATTGAAAAGTCACTGGTTGACTACAAGTTCCTGCCGGGAAAGGACATACTGGAAACTGATGAAAGCGTCATCGTGCACTTAATACTCCCCGGTATCAAAAAAGAGGACATTTCATTAAAGCTCACCGAATCCAAGTTGAAGGTTAAAGCCAAATTCGACGTGGAACACAGTATGGGTGGTAGCTTCGTAACGGTCAAAGATCGTAAGACTGGCTACATTCACCGAACGGTACGCCTGCCCAAGAAGGTGGTCCCTGAAGAAGCAGAGGCCAAATTCGAAAACGGTGTATTGAAGATTGAAATACCCAAACAGGAAAAAGACGAAGGCATCAGCGTCGATATACTGTAAAATTGACATATATCCGATTAAAACCGGATATGACCTATTTTTTTATAATTATTTTACAAACTGGATCGTAGTTGGTGATTGGTTGACCAAAACCGAAGAACTCATTACAGAATTAATTGGAAAATTTGAAGACGATGACCCCCTGGTACGATTTGAGGCCGCCCAGAAACTAGGGGAAATAGGTGATGAAGCCATAGACCCTCTGGTTAAACTTTTAAAATCCAATGATGACCAGATGCGCAAATACGCCACCGTGGCCCTGAAGAATATGGGCTCCGAACAGGTGGCTGATAGCCTCATAGCCGCCCTGAAGGACCCTGACTTTGGGGTGCGTAAATTCTCGGCCAAAGCCCTGGGTGAGCTTAAAAGCAGTAAAGCCGTGAAGCCCCTCTTGGAAACCTTGGAAGATGATGATTGGGGTGTTCGCTTGGCAGTGATGAAGGCCCTGGGGGATATAGGTGATGAAAAGGCTATAGATCCCATTAAAAAGGCTAGAAGAAAAGCCACCGGGGATAAAGACTTCAAGAAGGTGGCCAACAAGGCCCTGAAGAAGATACAGAAAAAATAATCCCTGAGGTTTTCCATATGTATCGGGTGATCTTCCAGCTTAATGAAGCAGATGACTACCGCATTAACCTGGTTTTGAACAATATAACCAACCTCCTGTATGATCTGAAGGAAGCGGAGATCGAACTGGTGGCCTATTCTCAGGGAGTGGTGCTATACCTGAAAGAGGAAAATCCCCACTTGGAACGTGTACAGAACCTTCAAGGGAAGGGTGTGCACCTTGCAGTGTGTAAAAACACCATGCGATCCCTGAATCTTAAACCCGAGGACCTGTTAGAGGGAGTTAGGGTGGTCCCTTCGGGTGTGGGTGAGCTGGTAAGAAGGCAGAAGGATGGCTGGATTTACATCCGTCCCTGATCAATTCTAATTTTTTTAATAAGTATACATCTATTTTTTCAGATCAAGAGTGTAAAGGTCCCTGCGCCGGTTTTTTAGAAGGGGCAGCTCCTGGCGGATTTCATCCACCCGGGAGGCCTTAATAGAAGCGTATAGTATTTCTTCCCCGATACCCGCCTGGAATATCACCTCTCCCCAGGGATCAGCCACCAGGGAATGTCCGTAGGCTACATAGGATGCTTTTTCATCCCTGGCCGGCGAGCAAGTGGCCAGGTAGACCTGATTATCCAGGGCCCGTGTCCGTGAGAGGATCTCCCAGTGGGCGGGGCCAGTGGTCAAGTTAAAGGCCCCGGGGAACACCAGGAGTTGGGCCCCCTGCAGGGTCATGAGCCGGGCTAGTTCCGGGAAGCGGATGTCATAACAGATGGCCACTCCCAGTTTGCCGAAATCCGTGTCCACCACGGTGACCTGGTCTCCAGGGGTGAGGGTTTCTGATTCTTTAAACTGTATCTGGCCGGGAACATCTATATCGAAGAGGTGCAGCTTACGGTGGCGGCCTATCAGTTCCCCGGTGGGGTTGTAGATGAAGCTGGTGTTGTAAATGTGGTCCTGGTCCCTTTCGGGTATGGATCCAGCTACCAGGTAGACCTCTGTGTCCCGGGCTGCGCGAGATACGGCCTTTAGGGTGGGACTTTCATCTGCTCCTTCGGCGTATGATGGGAACTGGTCGGTCTGGTAGGGGCAGTTGAACATCTCCGGTAAAACCACCAAGTCCGCCTTTTCTCCTGCTTTTCTTATGAATTTAACAGCTTTTTTGACATTCTGAGTCTTATCTAACCCTACTTTCATCTGGCACAGTGCTATTTGGAAATCATTCATGAGAATCATACCATTAGGGGTTGTCAGTTACAACTAATTCCTTCACCGCCTGTCCATCACTCCAGGCACCCATAAAACGTTGCTGGCTGGTGTTTCCCAGGGCATATTCCTGGTTGGTGCCCTTAAATGAGGCGTCTAAAAGTCCGTCCAGGAGTTTCCAGGTGCCGTAGTAGTCCTGGGCGTCAACCAGGAAGTGGAAGTCCTGGCCCAGAACATTGAAACTGGCTGCCAGGGGGGTGAAGTGGTCGGCCACCAGTTCCGGGGTTCCATGAGTATCAGAGACCATTAAAATGTAGTCCTTGTTCTGAGGGGGTATCTGGGGGGTGCTGTTTATGATCCGGATAGCATCATCCGCTCCCACCCAGGTGTCCTGGTCACCGGCCAGGGCTAAAAGCAGGGTATTAGGGGGGATGTTGCTCAGATTTGCGAGTAGGGGCCCTACCTGATCCTGGGAGGAACGGGAGCGGCCGGGTTCCACAGCGAAGACCGCCAGGGGTGGGGATAAACCGTAGGTCGCATAAGTGGAAGCCATGTTCACGCTGATCAGTCCCCCCACCGAGTGGCCCACAACGGCCCACTGGTCCCGGATGGGACGTACGTGGTTGCCGGTTTCCAGGACTTTCAGGGCCTCCAGGGTGGAGTTGAAGGCGTTGGGGGTGAAGTGGTCGGAGGGTGTGGTGAAGTCCTCCTGGTAGCGGGGATAAATCACGATGTAGCCCTGTTTTACCAGGTGATCTATCCAGGCCTGGTAGAAGGTGGGGGTGGTAGCCAGCCAGCCGTGGTTAAAAACCACCACTGGCGCCGATTCAGGTTGAGGTGAGGCAGGCTCAAATATCCAGTACTGGGTGGCTCCTTCACCATGGACACTGGTGGTAACCCCATTATGGGTGTAATTGGATCCCCCTGTACCGGTGAGGGGCTGGGATGGTGCCTGGACCGTGGCATTTACCAGGGGGAGAGAGAAAGAATTGATAATTAGTAGCATGGTGAGGATGATGAAGGTCTTAGATAATGCCCTGTGGTACATGTGCTTAATTATGAGATGTAGCCATATTATATTTTATCTAAACCAAGCAAAGAGGTGTTTTCATGAGCTGTTACTTACGCCATATGAAAGATGTCCTGGAAGAGGCAGACCTTCACCCCCAGGACCGGAAAGAACGTAAAGAGGTGGACCTGGCCATACGTCGAGTAGTGGGAAAAAGTGAAAAGGACAAGTGCAACGTGGTGTGGAAGGAGGTTAAGGTCTGGCTGGCGGATGATGAGCAGAAGGCCCTCCTGGTGGAGAAGTTAAAGGGTTAGAGGTATCCTGGAATGTTTGAAGAAGAACTGGAAACCCACCACTTGTTCATCACCCATAATGGCCCGGGAGATGAGGAGTACCTGGCCTTCTTCCAGAGACTACTGGAGGCTCCTGAGTTCGAGTGGAAGGACCATGGAGTTCCGGATATGAATCAGGAAGAAGAACTGGAGGACCAGATCCGATCGGCCCAGGTGGTGGTGGTGCTATCGGGACTCTACAACCGCCACCGGGAACTGGTTAAAAAACAAGTGGAACTAGCCCTTAAGCTGGATAAACCCATAATTTTAATCCGGCCCTACGGACTGGAAGAGGTACCCCCAGAACTGGATAAACTGGCCAGTGGGGTGGTGGGCTGGAATCGGGTGTGTATTGTGGAAACCATTCTGGACGTTTTGGGGATAGAATAGATTAACTAACCCTTTACAAGATAAACGAGATTAACCCTTTTCTAGAAACGAGATCATCGAAACATTTTCTAATTTATAATTATTTTTAATCCCCGGAGCTGGACCTTTCCCCCCATTTTTAGTAGATTTATTTAGTAGATTACCCCATACCACATGATGATGAACACCGAACAGATCACACCCGATATCCTGACTCGGGCATTGGAGGGGGTTAATTATCTGCCGGATGAGAACCTGGTGATAACCCTTTTCCTGGCGCTGCAGATGAAAAAGCCCATCCTGGTGGAGGGTCCTCCGGGCACTGGTAAGACCGAACTGGCCAAGGCTACTTCCAGGGCCCTGGGCCGTGAATTTTTCCGGGTGCAGTGCTACGAGGGCATCACCTTTGAACAGATCGTGGGGGAGTGGAACTACCAGAAGCAGCTCCTGCAACTGGAGATATCCCGGCAGAAAAGTGGGGAGGAGGACATCTTCCAGGAGGGCTTTTTCATTAAACGTCCCCTGCTCCAGGCCTTCATCAACCAGCAGCCCGCGGTGATACTCATTGACGAGATAGACAAGGCCGATGAGGAGGTGGAGAGCTTCCTCCTGCAGGCCCTGGGGGAGAAGGAGATCACCGTCAACGACCTGGGTACCTTCCAGCTGGCCAACGATCTGCTGGTGGTTTTAACTTCCAACTCCCAGCGCACCCTCCTGGATGAAACCCGGGACCGCTGTTTATATCTGTACCTGGACTACCCCGACCCGGAGCGGGAGCTAGAAATCGTGAAGGCTCTGGTACCCGAGGCACCTTTACCCCTCCTGAAAGAAGTGGTAAGCCTTATCCAGCGTATTCGAAGGATGGATATCCTTAAAAAACCATCCATACGGGCCACAGTGGACTGGGTGCGCAGTTTATTGACCCTGGGTGAAGAAGAACCATCACCGGAGGTTCTGACCGAAACCCTGGGGGTGGTGGTCAAGTCCCAGGAGGATCGTAAGAAGGTGAAGGAACATCTTTTCAAGTTAGAGGGACATCTCTACGATGATTTTTAAGGGAAAATCATGGATAAAATAGTTAATTTTTCAGATCTTTTAAGACGTAACGGGATCCCGGCCAGTATCCGGAGCACCCAGACTGCCTGTCAGGTGGTGGAACAATTCCATCTTAAGGAGCCCCAGCTGCAGGATGCCCTGGCGGCGGTGTACGTGAAAACCCAGGGCCAGCGGGAGAAGTTCAATACCCTCTATGAGACCTTTTTCCAGGGGAATCCGGCACCATCCCCCGAGGAGGATGTACCTAAAAAGAAGAAAGTTAAATCTGTCGTTAACATCCCCAGCGAGGGTAAGAACCAGCACCAATTCTTCTTTAATGAGGAAAATCAATCTGAACTTAAGGCCGTGGAGATTCAGTCCACCGAAGTTGATTACCAGCCACCCCTGGAGGATTACCTGGACCTGGATGAGAAACGGGACCTGCTGCATCAGGATATTAACACCCTGAATTCCTTCCAGCCAGAACTTTTCCAGTTATGTCAGGAGATGGGTAAAAAGATAGCCACTTTAAGAAGCCGGCGGATGCGCCAGGCCCAGAGGCTCCGGCCGGATGTGCGCCGCACCATCCGTAAGAACCTTAAAAATGGGGGCACCCTCCTGGAGCTGGTGAAAACCCGTCCCCGGATAAAGGGGGGTTACTACTATTTCCTGTGTGATGTGAGCGGTTCCTGCGACTGGATAAGTAACTGGTTCTTCTGCCTGGTCTACGCTGCCCAGAACAGCTTCCGCCGGGTTAGGGTCTTTGACTTTGATAACAAGGTAGTGGAAACCACCTCCGCCCTGGGGGAAACCGGACTCCTGGATGCCTTCACCCGGGTAAGGGACCTCCGGATGAAGAACCTGATGATCCACGGCACCTCCAACATGTACCAGGCATTCACAGACTTCCAGGACCGGGCCACATTAAATGGCAGGTCCAACCTCATAATCCTGAGTGACTGCCGGGACTGGGCCGGGCCCAAGGAGGATGGCCAGCCCCTCAGCGCATCCCTCATCCGGGAGATGGCTGGAAAGTCCCGGAGGGTGTTGATTTTCAACCCGGAGGAGAACAAGAAGTGGGATGTGGTGGATAGCTGCGTAACCGAGTACCGGGATGCCGGGGCTCAGGTGCATGAGGTGCGTAACCTGGAGCAGATGGCCCGGCTGGTCAGTTTCATCTAAACAGTCATGTGCACCTTAAAGGGACCCCAATGTATTTGAAAAAAGCCATTACTTTTATTAGGCATTCCTAACTATGTAAAGTTATGAGTAACGGTAACCTCCTAGCGAACCCCCTGGTACAGGTACTCCTGGCCACCTGTTTCACCTGGTTCATGACTGGTCTGGGAGCTTCCACCGTATTTTTAACCAAAAATGTAGGCCGCCGTTTACTGGACGCTTCTCTGGGTTTTGCAGCGGGAGTTATGATCTCGGTAAGTTTCTTCTCTCTGCTTTTACCCGCCGCTACTATTTACACCGCGCCTAACGTGCCCCAGTGGTTCCCGGTTATATTCGGCTTCCTGTTAGGGGCTTTATTTCTGGGGGTCAGTGACCGGTTACTGCCCCACGTTCACCCTGGAGCTCCCTGTGCCGAAGCAGAGGGTATCCACACCACCTGGAAACGTAACCGTCTCCTGGTGCTGGCCATGGTATTACACCACATCCCCGAGGGACTGGCCATAGGGGTGGCCTTCGCTGCGGCAGCATTAAGCTACAACCCTTACTCACTGATGGCCGCTATAACCCTGGCTATTGGGATGGGTATTCACAACTTCCCGGAGGGAATGGCGGTGGCCATGCCCATGCGGGCCGAGGGAAAATCAGCCCTGAAAAGTTTCTGGTACGGTCAGCTCTCCGGGGTCTTCGAACCCCTATCTGCATTTCTGGGATTTGTACTGGTGGCGGTGTTTCAGCCCCTCCTACCTTACGCCCTGGGATTCGCAGCCGGAGCCATGATCTACGTGGCGGTGGAGGAGCTCATACCCGAATGTCAGCGGGGTAACCACACCGACCTGGCCACCTTCTCCCTGATCCTGGGCTTCGCCCTGATGATGGGTCTGAACATCGGATTTGCATAAAAATAAGGTTTTTTTTATCTGAAAAATTTGATCATGGACTCCAGATCCCGTCCACTATTTATCTCCTGTTCCAGATCCAAGTCCAGGTAGACCTTTCGGCCCTTCCCGTAGCTGGAAGATAGAATTAAGAGGTTTCCCTTGAGTTTGTACCCATCCACCGGGGTGTGGCCCACCACCATGGCCTGGCAATTCACCTTATCCAGGAACTGGTTCACATCCCTTTTTTTGGCCTCACGACGCCATAAAAGATCGTAAAGGGGCTGATTATCCAGGTAACCATTCCTGGTGAGGTTTATGATATCCTCTAAACTGTTTACACTAGTTGGCCCGGCGTGACTGATGAAGACCTGATTATCGGTTCTGACCGCCACCGGCAGGGTCTGGAAGAAATTTATGTATTCTTCTAATTTTTCCTCCCAGGCGTCGGGGAAAGTCTTCTTAAGAAGCTGTTCAAAATTAAGGTTCTGGTTCACTCCACCCTTGTAGATCAGTATCTTGGTGAGGGTGGCCCATTCATGGTTTCCCAGGAGGGGATGGAAGTTATCATACTTAGCGGAGTAGTACTGCATCTCTTCAATGATGTCGATGGAGTGGTCGTTTTCCCGGCCCATGGCATGTATGAAGTCGCCGGTGAGGATCAGATGGCACTTGCGGTTGAAACACTTCCCCCACAGGGTCATTATCTTGTTAAAATCCTCCAGATTGCCATGCAGATCCGTCACCACCAGGGCCCGGCCCCGGCGGGGTAGGGTGACCAGGTCCCCCTCCACGTATTTCATAATAATTATTTATTTTTTTCTCATATTTAATGGGTGGCTTAGTGATTAATTATTATAGGTTCCTAGGCCCAAAATATAAGTAAGGTTTAGGGGGTTTGATAATTGTTGAACCTTGGGAAGTCCGGGGGGGTTCGACAGTGGTCAGGACTGATCCTGATCATCCTAGTTTTTATTTTACTAGTTTTAGCCATATTTCAGAGGGTAACCCTGAGTCAGTGGCTCCAGAACGAGGGATTAGACGTACTCTACGCGGTTATACTGGCCATCATAGCTGGACTGGGCATTGAATTCTTTTATCGGAAGTTTTCAACCAAATCCCGGTTCTCCAAGACCACCATGGTTCTGAAGCCCCGTAAGGTGCTGGCCCGGGTGAACCTGCCCGATGGTAAACACCTCACCATCAGCAAGTACAACCGCATCTTCGGCCGGGAAGATTTCCTGGGGGTGGTGGTCGGTGAAAAACTACTCTACATTGGGAAGGAACACTTCAAGATCACCCGCATGGATGATGGATTCTACATCGAGGACCTGGACACCAAGAACGGTACCTGGGTCAATGGGGAGAATATCCAGGGCCTGGGTAAGATTAAATTAATGCACAACGATGAGATCGACGTGGCCCACGCCCTCTCCACCGTGTACCAGGAAGAAGACCTTTGAAGGGTAGATAGAAATGAATTGTAAGTTTGCAGGCTGTGAATCTGAAGCCTACCAGGAGGAGGATTACTGCATCTTACACTTGGATCTGCCCACCACAGGTGAGGATCTGGAGTTAATAAAGGAGTTGAAGGAAGAGGAAGTGGAGAGGAAGATCCAAGCTGGTGATCTCAACTTCAAGGGGGCTAAGTTTTATGATGTTAACTTCAGTGGCCTGCACATCCCCGGGGACCTGGTCCTGACCCAGGCCGTGGTGGAGAACGACTTTCACTGCCTGGACTCCGAGGTGGATGGTGGGATCTGGTTCGACCAGGGCCGGGTAGGGGGACATGCATTCTTCGAATCCTCCCTCATCCGGGGGAGCATCTCCTTTTTCAGGGGGAAAGTGGGGGGTAACATCTCCTTCGACCATGCCCGGGTGGATAAGTACGTGTGGTTTGAGGGAGTGAAGGTAGATGGGGAGGCCTCCTTTAATCACT encodes:
- a CDS encoding HEAT repeat domain-containing protein, with the protein product MTKTEELITELIGKFEDDDPLVRFEAAQKLGEIGDEAIDPLVKLLKSNDDQMRKYATVALKNMGSEQVADSLIAALKDPDFGVRKFSAKALGELKSSKAVKPLLETLEDDDWGVRLAVMKALGDIGDEKAIDPIKKARRKATGDKDFKKVANKALKKIQKK
- a CDS encoding prenyltransferase — encoded protein: MNLEDFINLLKLGRFHFLGAGFFLFTAGALLAVLFNFPSSLERFLWAYLVVMPAHLSVSYSNDYFDVEVDKHGEPTLFTGGSGILVKHPHLRPLARRIALTLIGGSILLAVLFTIYFQVPLFLVLSILGVFLAWYYSAPPLQLSYRGWGEVAMVASGFLIPSLGFLSLAGYLTLESVIFTLPLMCYQVLFIMSVEIPDLESDVKGAKHTYVADHGRLAGFRLAGIFGSLATIFFLLLSFSNLFVVPDFRVVALISLLPTGLALWSWWKSSNQKETATRLATYNLVGLFSCIIILDAYFWALT
- a CDS encoding alpha/beta hydrolase family protein, with the protein product MYHRALSKTFIILTMLLIINSFSLPLVNATVQAPSQPLTGTGGSNYTHNGVTTSVHGEGATQYWIFEPASPQPESAPVVVFNHGWLATTPTFYQAWIDHLVKQGYIVIYPRYQEDFTTPSDHFTPNAFNSTLEALKVLETGNHVRPIRDQWAVVGHSVGGLISVNMASTYATYGLSPPLAVFAVEPGRSRSSQDQVGPLLANLSNIPPNTLLLALAGDQDTWVGADDAIRIINSTPQIPPQNKDYILMVSDTHGTPELVADHFTPLAASFNVLGQDFHFLVDAQDYYGTWKLLDGLLDASFKGTNQEYALGNTSQQRFMGAWSDGQAVKELVVTDNP
- a CDS encoding Hsp20/alpha crystallin family protein encodes the protein MKETKKEMKEIVKEMLDDTARTVDKVRFDIEKSLVDYKFLPGKDILETDESVIVHLILPGIKKEDISLKLTESKLKVKAKFDVEHSMGGSFVTVKDRKTGYIHRTVRLPKKVVPEEAEAKFENGVLKIEIPKQEKDEGISVDIL
- a CDS encoding DUF5518 domain-containing protein, whose amino-acid sequence is MYDYFEVILGIILVLILSIILGLLMGSLGSYLGFLAATMVVGYRSRNDLAKGALWGALCAVLAGVVFMVTMFLMTSLIGFGPGASMMEMGILAMIIGLMVDGLIGSVGGALGWLMWAKGF
- a CDS encoding ABC1 kinase family protein; the protein is MSVPPFGNSKPDLKRVRGILGVLSKYRFGNTLMQLGFRRKLSPEFLLGGDLGKELDNTAPSRFRAALEELGTTYIKLGQVLSTRPDLVGMEIADELSRLQDDVPPVPFSEIKAVVEEELGSPLEELFQEFEEKSIASASIAQVHKARLMDGTEVAVKVQKRGIIDIIKQDVAIMRYLAQQADTRIRKVKYYNFPGIVDEFERTIRRELDFAQEARNIERFRTLFEGDEKVSAPEVYRDYSTSKVLTMEFIHGTKISELLESDEKISGKTIALVGTECYFKQIFMHGFFHADPHPGNIMVLPGNRLCFVDFGMTGHLEREFRDDLAELFIYTAKYDVKGIINQMVYMRMIDEDSDLEHFKYTLMDLLDQYYGAEIKDVGGMITEFSMPDVVSEHQLKLPRDFILLGRVLSMAEDLGRKLDPNFNGIEVAEPMIRKLLKGRLNPLRWRNYQVRYLFETEHLLKDLPQTINRILMRAEDGRIKMEIEHKELDEFSLHLEKITNRVALALIISSLIIGSSLIMQSDKGMPMPGIGFSTIGSIIFLVGAALAIGFSIAILRKFS
- a CDS encoding carbon-nitrogen hydrolase family protein, producing MNDFQIALCQMKVGLDKTQNVKKAVKFIRKAGEKADLVVLPEMFNCPYQTDQFPSYAEGADESPTLKAVSRAARDTEVYLVAGSIPERDQDHIYNTSFIYNPTGELIGRHRKLHLFDIDVPGQIQFKESETLTPGDQVTVVDTDFGKLGVAICYDIRFPELARLMTLQGAQLLVFPGAFNLTTGPAHWEILSRTRALDNQVYLATCSPARDEKASYVAYGHSLVADPWGEVIFQAGIGEEILYASIKASRVDEIRQELPLLKNRRRDLYTLDLKK
- a CDS encoding carotenoid biosynthesis protein → MQINWDYSKYFYITAVILIVVAFFVANVEIKSQMANISAIFIIALSLPCYAAMILWLGWKKGLVTIVIFSIYALIIETLAIITGFPYSPFEYTGLIGTKVFGYTPFTVPFAYVPLFLGCIYLAGNMTILKNGSKDIKSGETPLGPKILFIAATALLVLAADLVLDPAAVALNFWNYLWPGFFYDVPLANFLGWILTGALASGLALLVLGASLQQPPPRGVVSSLFLILSFWAAVCFYLGLFIPGLIGIIFVIYILKETGGHVGDFSRN
- a CDS encoding DsrE family protein, translating into MYRVIFQLNEADDYRINLVLNNITNLLYDLKEAEIELVAYSQGVVLYLKEENPHLERVQNLQGKGVHLAVCKNTMRSLNLKPEDLLEGVRVVPSGVGELVRRQKDGWIYIRP